The sequence TGATTCACCTCTTGTTTTAACATCGGATGATATTCTTGACCTTCGTGACATTCCAAAAACACTTGCTGTGATGGGCGGTGGTGTTGTTGGTATTGAACTCGGTCTTGTTTACGCTTCTTATGGGACAGAAGTGACAGTCATTGAAATGGCTGACCGTATCATTCCTGCTATGGACAAGGAAGTATCGCTTGAACTGCAAAAAATTCTATCCAAGAAAGGAATGACCATTAAGACTTCTGTTGGTGTAGCTGAAATCGTTGAAGCTAACAATCAATTAACGCTGAAACTCAATGATGGTTCTGAAGTTGTGGCTGAAAAAGCACTGCTTTCTATTGGTCGTGTCCCACAATTAAACGGTTTGGAAAATCTTAATCTGGAACTTGAACGCGGTCGCATCAAAGTGGACGACTATCAGGAAACCTCTATTTCAGGTATTTATGCCCCGGGTGATGTTAATGGAAGAAAGATGTTAGCTCACGCTGCCTATCGTATGGGTGAAGTAGCTGCCGAAAATGCTATTTGGGGGAATGTTCGTAAGGCTAACCTGAAATATACACCAGCAGCTGTTTACACCCATCCAGAGGTTGCTATGTGCGGTATTACTGAAGAACAAGCCCGTCAAGAGTATGGAAATGTTTTAGTTGGGAAATCCTCTTTTACAGGAAATGGACGTGCGATCGCCTCTAATGAAGCTCAAGGTTTTGTCAAAGTCGTCGCAGATGCTAAGTACCATGAAATTCTTGGGGTTCATATTATCGGACCAGCAGCCGCTGAGATGATTAATGAAGCCTCAACGATTATGGAAAATGAGCTGACGGTTGATGAGCTGCTGCGTTCTATTCATGGTCACCCTACCTTCTCAGAGGTTATGTATGAAGCCTTTGCAGACGTCCTTAGCGAAGCTATTCATAACCCGCCAAAACATCGCTAATGATGGAATATCATTAGAGAACCTTATCTGACAAAGGATAAATTGGAACTATTTTTGCGTGCTTAACTTCCTTTTATCCCCTTTTTAAAAGAA comes from Streptococcus troglodytae and encodes:
- the lpdA gene encoding dihydrolipoyl dehydrogenase; this encodes MIVVGGGPAGYYAAIRGAQLGGKVAIVEKSEFGGTCLNKGCIPTKTYLKNAEILDGIKIAAGRGINFASTNYTIDMDKTVAFKNTVVKTLTSGVQGLLKANKVTIFNGLGQVNPDKTVTVGSETIKGHNIILATGSKVSRINIPGIDSPLVLTSDDILDLRDIPKTLAVMGGGVVGIELGLVYASYGTEVTVIEMADRIIPAMDKEVSLELQKILSKKGMTIKTSVGVAEIVEANNQLTLKLNDGSEVVAEKALLSIGRVPQLNGLENLNLELERGRIKVDDYQETSISGIYAPGDVNGRKMLAHAAYRMGEVAAENAIWGNVRKANLKYTPAAVYTHPEVAMCGITEEQARQEYGNVLVGKSSFTGNGRAIASNEAQGFVKVVADAKYHEILGVHIIGPAAAEMINEASTIMENELTVDELLRSIHGHPTFSEVMYEAFADVLSEAIHNPPKHR